The following nucleotide sequence is from Pedobacter sp. PACM 27299.
CTCAATTAGGATATATGTTCCTTGGTTTAGGAGTTGGCGCTTACAATGGTGCTTTCTTCCACGTGATCACACACGCCTTCTTTAAAGCCTTATTATTCTTATGTGCAGGTTCTGTGATTCATGCTTTACACCATGAGCAAGACATGAGACATATGGGTGGCTTACGGAAGAAATTACCAGTTACGTTCATGACCATGCTGATCGGTACGATTGCGATTGCTGGTTTACCTCCATTCTCTGGTTTCTTTTCTAAGGACGAAATCCTGGCGCATGTATATGCACACGATAAAACCATGTGGGCAATCGGTGTATTCACCGCTTTCTTAACGGCTTTCTATATGTTCAGAATGCTGTTCCTTACTTTCTCAGGAAAGTATCGCGGAACGCACCATGCAGAAGAGAAAATTCATGAATCTCCAAAGTCAATGACGATTCCTTTAATCGTATTGGCAGTTTTATCTGCAATCGGTGGAATGATCGGTGTTCCTGAAGCATTGGGTGGCAACCATTGGTTGTCGCACTGGATGGCTCCTGTGATCAAACATGCAACAGAAGGACCAGATCATGCAACGGAATATATGTTAATGGCTGTTTCTGTAATTGGTGTGCTGATTGCTATCGGCTTTGCCTATGTGAAATATGTGAAACAAAACCACATCCCACTTCCTGATGAAGGGAAAAGATCTGCTTTGGCTAACCTATCTTACCAGAAATTCTATATTGATGAGATTTATGATCTGTTAATCAGAAGACCTTTGGATGCACTTTCAACTTTCTTCTATAAAATTATTGACAATAAAATTGTTGATGGTATTGTGAACGGTTTAGGTTGGAGCACCTCGGAAGCCAGTAAAGGTTTACGCTTGGTTCAGTCCGGAAACGTTGGCTTCTATCTGTTAATGATGGTGGTAGGAATCATCTCATTGTTATTGTATACTTATTTATCTCTGTAAAAGATCGTTCAAGAAAACATAATGGAACAACTTTTAATACTTCTTATCTTTCTACCATTGGTTGGCGCCGTGGTTACTGCATTCACAGGTAATGCAGCGAAACATGTGGCTCTGGGCTCAGCAATCCTTTCACTAGGCTTGACGCTCATCACGGTATGTAATTTTACACCGGATGCCAGTACGCAATTTGCGGTAAACTATCCTTGGATTCAGGATTTAGGCATCAATTTCCACGCGGGAATTGATGGGATCAGCATGATCACCGTTTTATTAACCAATGTATTGGTTCCGATCATTATTTTATCGGCTTATCAGCACAACTATAACAAGGCCAATGCGTTCTTTGCATTGATCTTGTTCATGCAGTTTGGTTTACTATTGGTGTTTACGGCTTTAGACGCCTTCTTATTCTATATCGGATGGGAAGCAGCCTTGATCCCAATCTACTTTATCTGCGCAATTTGGGGTGGTAAAGACAGGATTAAAGTAAACATGAAGTTTTTTGTGTATACCATTGCTGGATCTTTATTCATGCTGATGGGTATCATTTATCTGTACTTACAAAATCCCGCTCATAACTTTGAGTTACAGGCTTTCTATAATTTGGAACTTGATTCTGCACAGCAGGGATGGATTTTCTGGGCTTTCTTTATCGCATTTGCGATTAAAATGCCAATCTTCCCATTCCATACCTGGCAGCCAGATACGTATACTGAAGCTCCAGCTCCCGGTACGATGCTGTTATCAGGTATTATGCTGAAAATGGGTATTTATGGCGTGATCAGATGGTTATTGCCAATTGCTCCGGAAGGTGTTCAGCAATGGGGTCATTTAGCCATCATTCTTTCGATTATTGGCGTTGTCTACGCCTCGATCATTGCTTTTACACAGAAAGATGCAAAGAGACTGGTTGCTTATTCTTCCATTGCTCACGTAGGGTTAATCTCAGCAGGTATTTTCGCTTTAAATACACAGGGGATGCAGGGTGCAATGGTACAGATGTTAAGTCATGGTATCAACGTAGTCGGTTTATTCTTTGTGCTGGATATCATTGCCAGTCGCATGAAAACCAATAAAATCGCTGAATTGGGTGGTATTGCTAAAAAAGCACCTCAATTGGCCATTGCCTTCCTAATCATCGTATTGGGGACGGTAGCACTTCCAGGAACCAATGGTTTCATTGGAGAGTTCTTATTACTGATCGGAATTTATCAATACCAGGTATGGGCAGGCGTTTTCGCCGGATTGTCTATCATCTTTGGTGCGGTGTATATGTTCAGAATGTATCAGAACATTATGCTTGGAAAAACCAATGACCTCACCATAGGCTTTACAGATATTAAAGGATCTGAGAAAGTAGTATTGTACGTCATTTGTGCCTTGATCATTGCTTTAGGAGTGTATCCTAAACCAATTCTTCATTTATCTGAAGCCTCGGTACAACAATTAATAGAACAGGTAACACAAAAATTAACATCGGTAAACTAAGCAAATGAATATCATCATAACAATTACTGTTACAGCTTTAGTGGTGCTTTATGCAGGTTTGTTTAAAGCTAAAAAAGCGTTATTACCCCTTACCTTAATTGGTTTGCTTACTTCGCTGGCTTTTGTCGTTACTTCCTGGAACACAAATCAGACTTATTACGGAATGATGCAAATGGATAACTTTGCATTAGCTTTCGCAGGTCTAGCAATTATCGGAACATTTTTCATCTTCCTGTTGACGCAAAATTATTTTGCCGCCAATAGTGAGAATATTGCAGAATATTTTACCCTGATGCTCTTTGCCCTGACGGGGATTGTGATCATGGTTTCTTACAAGAATATGTCGATGTTATTTATCGGTGTGGAGATCATGTCTGTCGCGCTTTATATT
It contains:
- the nuoL gene encoding NADH-quinone oxidoreductase subunit L, giving the protein MINLVWLVPLIPLLGFVINGLGRNTLSKNLIGFIGSSVIFISFAISVGIFFELGADANKSHEIFLFDWISAGKLNIPLSFLVDPLSSIMLLIITGVGFLIHIYSIGYMHADEAFGKFFSYLNLFIFFMLLLVLGSNYIVMFIGWEGVGLCSYLLIGFWYTNSSYASAAKKAFIMNRIGDLGFLLGVFFIFTTFGTVEFSKIFPQAANMLPGNGSIALIALLLFIGACGKSAQLPLFTWLPDAMAGPTPVSALIHAATMVTAGVYMIARSNVLFDLAPMIQHIIAIVGLATAVLGAIIALTQTDIKKVLAYSTVSQLGYMFLGLGVGAYNGAFFHVITHAFFKALLFLCAGSVIHALHHEQDMRHMGGLRKKLPVTFMTMLIGTIAIAGLPPFSGFFSKDEILAHVYAHDKTMWAIGVFTAFLTAFYMFRMLFLTFSGKYRGTHHAEEKIHESPKSMTIPLIVLAVLSAIGGMIGVPEALGGNHWLSHWMAPVIKHATEGPDHATEYMLMAVSVIGVLIAIGFAYVKYVKQNHIPLPDEGKRSALANLSYQKFYIDEIYDLLIRRPLDALSTFFYKIIDNKIVDGIVNGLGWSTSEASKGLRLVQSGNVGFYLLMMVVGIISLLLYTYLSL
- a CDS encoding complex I subunit 4 family protein → MEQLLILLIFLPLVGAVVTAFTGNAAKHVALGSAILSLGLTLITVCNFTPDASTQFAVNYPWIQDLGINFHAGIDGISMITVLLTNVLVPIIILSAYQHNYNKANAFFALILFMQFGLLLVFTALDAFLFYIGWEAALIPIYFICAIWGGKDRIKVNMKFFVYTIAGSLFMLMGIIYLYLQNPAHNFELQAFYNLELDSAQQGWIFWAFFIAFAIKMPIFPFHTWQPDTYTEAPAPGTMLLSGIMLKMGIYGVIRWLLPIAPEGVQQWGHLAIILSIIGVVYASIIAFTQKDAKRLVAYSSIAHVGLISAGIFALNTQGMQGAMVQMLSHGINVVGLFFVLDIIASRMKTNKIAELGGIAKKAPQLAIAFLIIVLGTVALPGTNGFIGEFLLLIGIYQYQVWAGVFAGLSIIFGAVYMFRMYQNIMLGKTNDLTIGFTDIKGSEKVVLYVICALIIALGVYPKPILHLSEASVQQLIEQVTQKLTSVN